The Bacteroidales bacterium genome contains a region encoding:
- a CDS encoding co-chaperone GroES gives MAQLKGKILAGKVLVKPNEAEEKTASGIIIPDSAKEKPRQGKVVLVGAAKKDEEMEVKKGDVVLYGKYAGQELSIDGEDYLLVSQTDILFIA, from the coding sequence ATGGCACAATTAAAAGGAAAAATTTTAGCAGGTAAGGTTCTTGTGAAACCGAATGAAGCTGAAGAAAAAACTGCAAGTGGTATTATTATCCCGGATTCCGCAAAGGAAAAACCCCGTCAGGGAAAAGTTGTTCTGGTAGGTGCAGCAAAAAAAGATGAAGAGATGGAAGTAAAGAAGGGCGATGTCGTTCTTTACGGAAAGTATGCTGGTCAGGAGCTTTCAATCGACGGTGAAGACTATCTTTTAGTTTCTCAGACAGATATCCTTTTTATAGCTTAA